In Sphaeramia orbicularis chromosome 1, fSphaOr1.1, whole genome shotgun sequence, a genomic segment contains:
- the rhot1b gene encoding mitochondrial Rho GTPase 1b isoform X1, giving the protein MRKDVRILLVGEPKVGKTSLIMSLVSEEFPNVVPYRAEEITIPADVTPERVPTHIVDYSEAEQTDEQLFQEISKANVICIVYSVNNKRSIEKVTSHWIPLITENTDKDSRVPLILVGNKSDLVEHSSMETILPIMNEYSEIETCVECSAKNLKNISELFYYAQKAVLHPTGPLYCPEKKDMKSLCIKALTRIFKVSDLDNDGILNDNELNFFQRTCFNSPLEPQALEDVKSVVKKNLSDGVCDNGLTLKGFLFLHTLFIQRGRHETTWTVLRRFGYDDDLELNQDYLFPPLKIPSDCTTELNHNAYLFLQSVFDKHDKDRDCALSPEEVKDLFDVFPYMPWGPDVNNTVCTNDQGWITYQGYLSQWTLTTYLDVQRCLEYLGYLGYSIIAEQESQASGITVTRDKKIDLQKKQTQRSVFRCNVFGDISSGKSGFLQAFLGRNLMAQKMIREEHRSYYSISTTYVYGQEKYLLLHEVFPDFDYLSDADLACDIVCLVYDVSNPYSFEYCAKVFKQYFMDSKIPCMMIAAKSDLPEIKQMYGCTPLEFCRRHKMPPPQSFTCNTAGAPSRDIYTKLTTMAMHPHARLRCMCTCNRCTFCLCQNFLNSELLQTVRAKLYAVVLRRHVSQADLKSSTFWLRASVGATVFAVLGFAMYRVLLKPR; this is encoded by the exons ATGCGCAAGGACGTGAGGATATTGTTGGTGGGAGAAC CCAAGGTGGGGAAGACCTCTCTCATCATGTCCCTGGTCAGTGAGGAGTTTCCAAATGTG GTTCCCTACCGAGCTGAGGAAATCACCATCCCTGCAGATGTCACACCAGAACGAGTTCCAACACACATCGTAGACTACTCAG AGGCAGAGCAGACAGATGAGCAGCTGTTTCAGGAGATCTCCAAG GCAAATGTGATTTGCATTGTTTACTCTGTCAACAACAAGAGGTCCATAGAAAAG GTGACCAGCCACTGGATCCCTCTCATTACTGAGAACACAGACAAGGACAGCAG GGTTCCTTTGATTCTGGTGGGCAACAAGTCAGACCTTGTGGAACACAGCAGCATGGAGACCATACTGCCCATTATGAACGAGTACAGTGAGATAGAGACTTGTGTTGAG TGTTCAGCAAAGAACCTGAAGAACATCTCAGAGCTCTTTTACTATGCCCAAAAGGCAGTGCTGCACCCCACTGGTCCCCTCTACTGTCCAGAGAAAAAAGAT ATGAAGTCACTTTGTATTAAAGCCCTGACTCGAATCTTCAAAGTGTCAGACCTAGATAATGATGGTATTCTGAATGATAATGAACTCAACTTCTTCCAG CGGACGTGCTTCAACTCCCCACTAGAGCCTCAGGCCCTGGAGGATGTGAAAAGTGTGGTGAAGAAGAATTTGAGTGATGGGGTGTGTGACAATGGACTCACTTTGAAAG GCTTTCTGTTCCTCCACACTCTGTTTATTCAGCGAGGTCGCCATGAAACAACATGGACGGTCCTGAGGAGGTTTGGATATGATGATGACCTGGAACTTAATCAGGACTACCTCTTCCCCCC GTTGAAAATTCCTTCAGACTGCACCACAGAGCTCAACCACAATGCCTACCTCTTCCTCCAGAGTGTCTTTGACAAACATGACAAG GACCGTGACTGTGCCTTGTCACCAGAGGAGGTGAAGGACCTGTTTGATGTTTTTCCCTACATGCCCTGGGGCCCAGATGTTAACAACACAGTCTGCACTAATGACCAGGGATGGATCACCTACCAGGGGTATCTTTCACAGTGGAC GTTAACAACATATCTGGACGTCCAGCGATGCCTGGAGTATTTGGGTTATCTTGGATACTCAATCATTGCTGAGCAGGAATCACAAGCTTCAGGAATAACTG TGACCAGAGATAAGAAGATTGACCTGCAGAAGAAGCAGACCCAGCGCAGTGTCTTCCGCTGTAATGTGTTTGGAGACATTAGCAGCGGAAAGAGTGGTTTCCTCCAGGCCTTCCTGGGCAGAAATCTCATG gCCCAAAAAATGATTAGAGAAGAACACAGATCCTACTATTCCATCAGCACAACCTATGTCTACGGCCAGGAGAAATACCTTCTT cTTCATGAAGTATTCCCTGACTTTGACTACCTGTCCGATGCTGATTTGGCCTGTGACATTGTCTGCCTGGTCTACGATGTCAGCAACCCTTACTCCTTTGAATACTGCGCCAAAGTCTTTAAG CAATATTTCATGGACAGTAAGATACCATGTATGATGATCGCAGCCAAGTCAGACCTTCCAGAGATCAAACAGATGTACGGCTGCACTCCTCTGGAGTTCTGTAGGAGGCACAAGATGCCGCCTCCTCAGTCCTTCACATGTAACACAGCAGGAGCGCCCAGCAGAGACATCTACACCAAGCTGACCACTATGGCCATGCACCC CCACGCCCGGCTGCGCTGCATGTGCACTTGTAACCGGTGCACCTTCTGCTTGTGTCAGAACTTCCTCAACTCTGAGCTGCTGCAGACGGTCAGGGCCAAACTCTACGCTGTCGTACTGAGAAG ACATGTTAGCCAAGCAGACCTGAAGAGCTCCACCTTCTGGCTGAGAGCGAGTGTCGGGGCCACTGTGTTTGCAGTTCTGGGTTTTGCCATGTACAGAGTTCTACTCAAACCGCGGTGA
- the rhot1b gene encoding mitochondrial Rho GTPase 1b isoform X2, with protein MRKDVRILLVGEPKVGKTSLIMSLVSEEFPNVVPYRAEEITIPADVTPERVPTHIVDYSEAEQTDEQLFQEISKANVICIVYSVNNKRSIEKVTSHWIPLITENTDKDSRVPLILVGNKSDLVEHSSMETILPIMNEYSEIETCVECSAKNLKNISELFYYAQKAVLHPTGPLYCPEKKDMKSLCIKALTRIFKVSDLDNDGILNDNELNFFQRTCFNSPLEPQALEDVKSVVKKNLSDGVCDNGLTLKGFLFLHTLFIQRGRHETTWTVLRRFGYDDDLELNQDYLFPPLKIPSDCTTELNHNAYLFLQSVFDKHDKDRDCALSPEEVKDLFDVFPYMPWGPDVNNTVCTNDQGWITYQGYLSQWTLTTYLDVQRCLEYLGYLGYSIIAEQESQASGITVTRDKKIDLQKKQTQRSVFRCNVFGDISSGKSGFLQAFLGRNLMAQKMIREEHRSYYSISTTYVYGQEKYLLLHEVFPDFDYLSDADLACDIVCLVYDVSNPYSFEYCAKVFKQYFMDSKIPCMMIAAKSDLPEIKQMYGCTPLEFCRRHKMPPPQSFTCNTAGAPSRDIYTKLTTMAMHPHVSQADLKSSTFWLRASVGATVFAVLGFAMYRVLLKPR; from the exons ATGCGCAAGGACGTGAGGATATTGTTGGTGGGAGAAC CCAAGGTGGGGAAGACCTCTCTCATCATGTCCCTGGTCAGTGAGGAGTTTCCAAATGTG GTTCCCTACCGAGCTGAGGAAATCACCATCCCTGCAGATGTCACACCAGAACGAGTTCCAACACACATCGTAGACTACTCAG AGGCAGAGCAGACAGATGAGCAGCTGTTTCAGGAGATCTCCAAG GCAAATGTGATTTGCATTGTTTACTCTGTCAACAACAAGAGGTCCATAGAAAAG GTGACCAGCCACTGGATCCCTCTCATTACTGAGAACACAGACAAGGACAGCAG GGTTCCTTTGATTCTGGTGGGCAACAAGTCAGACCTTGTGGAACACAGCAGCATGGAGACCATACTGCCCATTATGAACGAGTACAGTGAGATAGAGACTTGTGTTGAG TGTTCAGCAAAGAACCTGAAGAACATCTCAGAGCTCTTTTACTATGCCCAAAAGGCAGTGCTGCACCCCACTGGTCCCCTCTACTGTCCAGAGAAAAAAGAT ATGAAGTCACTTTGTATTAAAGCCCTGACTCGAATCTTCAAAGTGTCAGACCTAGATAATGATGGTATTCTGAATGATAATGAACTCAACTTCTTCCAG CGGACGTGCTTCAACTCCCCACTAGAGCCTCAGGCCCTGGAGGATGTGAAAAGTGTGGTGAAGAAGAATTTGAGTGATGGGGTGTGTGACAATGGACTCACTTTGAAAG GCTTTCTGTTCCTCCACACTCTGTTTATTCAGCGAGGTCGCCATGAAACAACATGGACGGTCCTGAGGAGGTTTGGATATGATGATGACCTGGAACTTAATCAGGACTACCTCTTCCCCCC GTTGAAAATTCCTTCAGACTGCACCACAGAGCTCAACCACAATGCCTACCTCTTCCTCCAGAGTGTCTTTGACAAACATGACAAG GACCGTGACTGTGCCTTGTCACCAGAGGAGGTGAAGGACCTGTTTGATGTTTTTCCCTACATGCCCTGGGGCCCAGATGTTAACAACACAGTCTGCACTAATGACCAGGGATGGATCACCTACCAGGGGTATCTTTCACAGTGGAC GTTAACAACATATCTGGACGTCCAGCGATGCCTGGAGTATTTGGGTTATCTTGGATACTCAATCATTGCTGAGCAGGAATCACAAGCTTCAGGAATAACTG TGACCAGAGATAAGAAGATTGACCTGCAGAAGAAGCAGACCCAGCGCAGTGTCTTCCGCTGTAATGTGTTTGGAGACATTAGCAGCGGAAAGAGTGGTTTCCTCCAGGCCTTCCTGGGCAGAAATCTCATG gCCCAAAAAATGATTAGAGAAGAACACAGATCCTACTATTCCATCAGCACAACCTATGTCTACGGCCAGGAGAAATACCTTCTT cTTCATGAAGTATTCCCTGACTTTGACTACCTGTCCGATGCTGATTTGGCCTGTGACATTGTCTGCCTGGTCTACGATGTCAGCAACCCTTACTCCTTTGAATACTGCGCCAAAGTCTTTAAG CAATATTTCATGGACAGTAAGATACCATGTATGATGATCGCAGCCAAGTCAGACCTTCCAGAGATCAAACAGATGTACGGCTGCACTCCTCTGGAGTTCTGTAGGAGGCACAAGATGCCGCCTCCTCAGTCCTTCACATGTAACACAGCAGGAGCGCCCAGCAGAGACATCTACACCAAGCTGACCACTATGGCCATGCACCC ACATGTTAGCCAAGCAGACCTGAAGAGCTCCACCTTCTGGCTGAGAGCGAGTGTCGGGGCCACTGTGTTTGCAGTTCTGGGTTTTGCCATGTACAGAGTTCTACTCAAACCGCGGTGA